A part of Methyloprofundus sedimenti genomic DNA contains:
- a CDS encoding GDSL-type esterase/lipase family protein, with the protein MKQTSIIIVFLLLSSCGRPTPPVYDKISQDAIILAFGDSLTYGTGSSESANYPSLLSTLSQHKVINAGITGEISHIGLKRLPVLLDKYQPELMILIHGGNDMLRRIPQQQIASNLRQMINEARQRNIKVVMLGVPKPRFFFIKQCRNISASCRRATSPD; encoded by the coding sequence ATGAAACAAACATCAATAATCATAGTATTCCTGCTCTTATCATCCTGCGGGCGCCCCACTCCTCCGGTTTACGATAAAATATCTCAGGATGCAATTATTCTGGCGTTTGGTGATAGCCTGACGTATGGAACAGGATCCTCAGAAAGCGCAAACTACCCCAGCTTATTAAGTACTTTAAGCCAGCACAAGGTTATCAACGCAGGCATTACAGGTGAAATTAGCCATATTGGACTCAAGCGACTCCCCGTTTTATTAGATAAATATCAACCTGAATTAATGATTCTTATTCATGGGGGCAATGATATGTTGAGAAGAATTCCGCAACAGCAAATTGCCAGCAATCTACGCCAGATGATTAATGAAGCCAGGCAGCGTAATATTAAAGTAGTCATGTTGGGGGTACCCAAACCCCGGTTTTTTTTTATTAAGCAGTGCAGAAATATATCAGCAAGTTGCCGAAGAGCAACAAGTCCCGATTGA
- a CDS encoding type II toxin-antitoxin system PemK/MazF family toxin, which yields MVVSSINRFEIWLVNLNPTKGREINKTRPCVVISPNEMSVLSTTLVAPMTTQGFEYPCRVKCDFNGKKSLILLDQIRAVDKTRLVKKLGTLNENIQVELCELLQEMFVF from the coding sequence ATGGTAGTTTCTAGTATTAATAGGTTTGAAATATGGCTGGTAAACCTTAACCCAACCAAAGGAAGAGAAATAAATAAAACCAGACCTTGTGTCGTTATTTCTCCAAATGAAATGTCTGTGTTATCTACAACTCTTGTTGCTCCAATGACTACTCAGGGTTTTGAATATCCTTGTCGAGTTAAATGTGATTTTAATGGAAAAAAAAGTCTTATACTCTTAGACCAAATTAGAGCTGTTGATAAAACACGATTAGTAAAAAAATTAGGTACTCTTAATGAAAATATTCAAGTTGAGTTATGTGAGTTACTTCAAGAAATGTTTGTATTTTAA